The Montipora capricornis isolate CH-2021 chromosome 3, ASM3666992v2, whole genome shotgun sequence genome includes the window AAACAGAAGAAATTGTGTGCCCACGTCTCCTTTACGACAAAAACATTACTTTTCTTATGCTTGCTTGGGGGACCGGATGACAACCTTGCCTGTCCTAGCAAAGGGGGGGGGAAAGAAGACCGACTGGTAGATTCACGGTTGAGCGCCTCACTGGCAGCCCACGACTTTTCGGCACTCTCCGAAAATTTTTTACTCTTACGCCATTTTATAGATTTAACATCGTTTTTACAAATAAGTTTCAATCGTCATGGCCTTGCTATTCTCAAGACCGGCACTAGTTGCCCTTTCGAGCTCCTCGCCAAAGAAACTATTGACCTCTAGCTTGTGGCGCTTTCTTTGCGAACTCGGCATCGCAAGATACAAACCAACCCGGCGGGGCTGCCGAGGGGGTAGAAGGAAGCAAAGATCTTTTCTCACATGTGAAGGACCTCCTTTACTAACATCCTTGTCAGACCATTCTTTATGTGAGATTCATCCCGAAATTCCGCTTCCAAGTCAAGAACTACAAGttggaaataatttgcatatttcgcCATCGAAGCCATTAAATATTCATCTTGTCACCTCTGGAAGCGGCAATTCAAACTCAAACACCTCAAGAGGCCCGCCCGACGCGCGGGACGCGCAGGCTTTGCGGGATGATCAAATACAAAGATCACACTACGTTCCCAAGATTATGCTCTCTAATGTGATGTCCGTTGTTCCAAAGCTTACTGAAGTGCAAGAGTTCATCTTTCGAAACGAAGTTGGACTCGCATTTTTCACGGAGACTTGGCTCAGGGAAAGCATACGAGATAGCGTTGTAAATATCCCCGGCTACACTGTCTTACGTCGCGACAGGACATTCGAGAGCCACGGCGGCGTCTGTCTTTACATCAGGAACGATTTGAATTGGAAATATAATCAACTGGAAGATCTTAAATGCTGCAATCATCACGAGGTTCTATGGGTGCATTTAAAACCCACTCGTCTACCAAGGGGATTCCCATGCCTCGTCACCGCTATTGTTTATCATCCAAAACAAAATGCTGAGACCGATGCCAGTCTACGTGAACATCTATTTGACTCCCTGACTCTAGCAGAAGCACGATATCCGAATTGCGCCTTTGTGGTTTGTGGTGATTTCAATCGCTTTAACACCCAGCAATTGACAAATCATTTCCGCCTCAAGCAAATAGTGCCAACCAGGAAAGATGTGACTCTCGACTTGATAATGACGAACTTATACGAATATTATAGTGAGCCAAAGGCTTTTCCACCCTTCGGCTTATCCGACCACGCAACTGTTCTTGTTTCGCCGAAGAATAGGGAGAAAAGCGTCAACCCAACGAAGTACGTCTTCAAGCGAGACATGCGCGCAAGCCGGAAAGCAGAGCTGGGACGTTATTTAAGCACCATGGATTGGGACCTCCTTTTGTCATCTTGTGAAACCTGTGATGAACTGGAGCGGACTCTCCGCGAGGTTATCCATACTGGTTTCGACATCATAATGCCCGTAAAGAAAGTGCGCATCAATCTCAAGGACGCCCCGTGGATGACACAGGAGCTTAAGACCCTAATCCTCAAGAGACAGAAGGCTTTCCATCGCCATGGAGCCGATTCctccattttcaaattttacaggAATTCTGTAAAGCGATCAAGAAAACGCTGCAAGGCCACATTTTATAATTCGAAGGTCGGACATCTGAAAACAGATGACCCTAAACGATGGTGGTCAGAAGTAAAGCCATTGAGTGGATCCAGCGCCCCTTCTGGTGATCTGCGCAACCATCTGAATGTCGAGGAATTGAATGATCTTCCTCCGAAGGATGTCGCGAATGCCATCAACAGTGCTCTACTTGAACCACTTGAGGAATACCGCCTTTCAAGCGCTTTACTTCCTCTCCCTTTGGAGGAATCGCCCGAGTTCCTAGAAGTCTCGGAGGATCGAGTTTACCGAACGCTAAACTCGTTAAACCCCGCTAAGGCATGCGGTCCTGATCGCATCCCTAACTGGTTGCTTAAGGAATATGCCGAGCTGTTAGTGGTTCCATTAACAAGGATTCTCAACTTCTCTTACAAAGAGCAGTGCCTGCCCTGTGTCTGGAAGCTCGCCGACGTATCTCCGCTCCCCAAGAAGAAGCCCGTGAAGGAGATAAAGAAGGACCTTCGCCCCATCTCATTGACGCCTTGCATGTCTAAGATTGCAGAAGGCTATGTTGTGGATGATTTTATCAAGCCAGCTGCCCTTCAAGTTCTTGACGACCGACAATATGGAGCGGTTCCCAAGTCCTCTACCACTCTAGCCCTCCTCGAGATGCTGGACAGCTGGACCAAAGCCACAGACGGCAACGGATCTACAATAAGAACTGTGCTTTTCGATTATAGAAAAGCATTTGACCTCATAGATCACGGTATATTAGTTAACAAGTTAAAATCTCTAAATTTACCGGTCAGCATAATTAATTGGGTCATAGATTTTTTGTCAGATCGCCAGCAACTAATTAAGCTTGTAGAGGAGTGTTTTTCCGAATGGGATTCAGTCCCCTCAGGCGTCCCCCAAGGCACCAAATTGGGTCCCTGGCTatttgtaattataataaatgaTCTAAATATCAGAAACGCCTCCTTGTGGAAGTACGTTGATGATACGACTGTATCAGAAACCATTCCCAAAGGGGCAATAAGTTATGCGCAGCTGGTAGTAGATGAGGTAGTGGATTGGTCAAGGTTAAATCGATTTCAGTTAAACATGGATAAATGCAAAGAGCTCCGTATATCATTTGCTAAGCATAAGCCTGACCTTCCTCCTTTGATTGCATGTGGTAACGCCTTAGAGGTGGTCGACAGCGCAAAGCTATTAGGCGTTACGATCAGTAGTAATTTAGCGTGGAATTTACACGTTGCTGAGGTTATTAAAAAGACCTCGAAGcgcctttattttctcttacaATTAAAGCGTGCCCATGTCCCTAAGAGTGATCTTGTTACCTTCTATACGAGCTGTGTCAGGTCAGTGTGTGACTACGCCGTCCAAGTCTTTTATTCGTCCCTTCCAGTTTACTTAATTAATGATCTCGAACGGGTTCAAAAAAGAGCGTTATCAATTATCTATCCATACGTGAGTTATAATGAGGCCTTAGTACAGGCAGGCTTAAGTAGGTTAGCTGATCATCATCAAGACCTCTGTAAGTCTCTTTTCTACAATATTCTCGAAGACACAAACCATCGCCTGCATCATTTATTACCACCTCAGTTTAGCACTTCGTACTCAGTAAGAAACCCAAGAACTTTTGACAtcaaatttaacacaaagaggGCTAAGAACACCTTTTTTAATGCACAATGCCatcttgtaaatagttttaaagcCTAGgacttttgaacaattttgcgaaTTTTAACCAGTGATaagtttttaattgtaattattattgttgttattattattattattattattatagtttatcatagttttattattgtaaatattataggACATAATTCAGCCTATTGGCTGCGACGTTTTAtataaataaactatctatctatctatctagaaCTCGGAGAGCTGTACCTCGAAAATAACGTTCGGAAGTGTGCCAGCAATCGCTCTCTGCCATCTGTTTGACTTTGACCTGCTCCCAATATAAGGGTTGATTGACTGGTGCCTTCGGTACTCTGCACCTGATTCGCAGGCAACAGAGCCTGCGAAGAAAGCAGAGACTCTGCCTGCCGTAAAAGAGATACGACGGTGGAAAAATTCAACGTGTTTTCACTGGATGCACGGTCCTCCAATTTGTCCGCCATACTGCAgtgcaatgaaataaattatctaAACGCGGGAAATAAATTATCCACCTCAATTTGTAACCAGGCTTATGGCTCGACACAGCAGCACTGGGTATCAGGATTTGCAtttctgtgtgtgtgtgtgacaGACAGGATTTCGTGCTATACTTCCGAATTTGCTGTTCCTGAATTTGGTGTCATGAAATAGAATTTGACCCTATCGAATTTAGTGTTACAGAATAAAATTGGACTCAACCGAATTTAGTGTTACAGAATAGAATTTGACCTTACCGAATTTAGTGTTACAGAATAGAATTTGACCTTGCCGAATTTAGTGTTACAGAATAGAATTTGATGTTGCCGAATTTAGTGTCACACAGGATAGAATATGATATAACCGAATTGGGTGTGACGGGATAGGATTTCATGTTACCAAATTTTGTGTCCGTAGGTTAAATTTGGTGCATATGCAGAGAAATTGATAGTCCACAATTTAGTTGGACAGACAAAATTTACACGAGtgaattttggcggggatcACATGCAatatacatggaggggtggatggacatacgtacggacgtttgtgacgtcatggctataaagccaaattttctcgcatccatgggttacaatattttcttaacaatggtgctccgctcCGTTAACACTATTGTAGTCTGTAGGAGCAAGGGGGAATTTTCACTGCACAGGAGTGtgaattatttgttttctcAGTTTTCGACAACACGCAGTTTTGTGCGCTGTGAAATCGGACAACGAAAAGTTTAACGATGAAACCGGCTTTCATAAACAAGCCGTCAGCAAGCCAAATCAAACATATTACCACGAAAAGCAACTCAATGTTAAGACAAAAGATCTTGTGTGATGTCGATTATCGAAGTTTTGCAGTCGGTGAAAGTCTTTTTGTGTCAAAGTGTCGACGGTCAAGATGGTGGTTTATCTGCAACGAGTATTTGGCGAGCACACTTTCGATCCATTTTTGTGCTGACCAAGGGTCTGCTTCACATCATACTTAATTTCAAACTAAATAAATATCACTTTTTTGGTAAGTGCAACTCATCTTTGATTCCTGGAGTTCCtattgtaggtttttgtttACTTCGTTTTGTGGTGATGAAGAAATCGTGTTGCATGTCATTCTATATTCCATGGTGTTGTTCAACACGAATATctcacctttttcttttgcatcatTTCTTCGTTTAACTCTAGTACAACACTGTAATTAACTAAGCCTTCCATTTGATGGGTACAGTTGTAGTTTCAAACCCGTGATTTTTGTTGTTAGGCGAGATGAATGTTTTGATtaataaatttagtttttgttttgcctcAAATGGAAATTTGTGGTCATACCCCTGAGACTTTTGTCCTGCTTCGTGATATGGGAATTCCCATTAACGGTTAATACCTCTGTTAGTATACTACCTGTTGGCAAAATCTGGTAACGTTTCATGGTGCATTcccaattaataataataataataataatattaataataaaatcattttatATAGCGCTGTATCCATAACAATGCCCAAAgcgctgaaaattcaaaataaaaagtaaatgaaataGTACATATGTtacaaattaagaaaaactcttaataaaaagaaatgtctttAGCTTTTCCTTAAAAGTGGCTAAAGATTTTTGAGACCTAATATCCATTGGCAGGGAATTCCACAGCAATGGCCCTGCAACAGAAAAGGCCCTTTTTCCATACGATTCCAAGTTGTAGTTTGGAACCTTCAGTAGACACTTTGAAGCAGATCGGAGACTTGTGGTTGGCACATAGTCAGTAATGAGGTCTTGAAGATACTTGGGAGAAATCCTCTCACGTGCCTTAAAGGTAAGGACTAGAGTCTTGAACACGATCCTACTCTCGACAGGCAACCAGGCTCTTAAGGACAGGATGAATATGATCATGCTTACTCGATCCAACTATCAGGCGTGCTGCACAATTCTGGATGTGTTGAAGTCTTGCAGTGAGATTCTTAGGAACACCGCAAAGTAAAGCATTACAGTTATCAAGTCTGGATGTAACTAATGAGTGGACAATGATTTCAGCAGCATGTTGAGATATGATTTTCCTGATATGTATTTCCTGATTTTCCACCCTAGCCAGACAAAGCTCCGTGGTCGGatgtcattttgaaaatattagtaTTATAGCCTCACAGTTTTTGACATTGCTACAACCGTGGTCAATACGTCTTGGGACACTTACGAAAATGAGGCGCGAAAACACACCTTGCTTATGAAAAGTGTATTTAACCTGTTATAAACGCTGGGAAATATTGTGGAAAGAGCCTGTTTCTACTGTCCCCCCTTCCCCTCAGCAATGTTGATTGTGTTGAAAAAGATTGGAAGCCATAACGTCAACACTGAAccggggggaaggggggagacAAAATGCGTCATTTTCACCAGCTGTTGCGGGAGACCATGGAAAGTAAGTCAACATAGTGCGCGAAAACTTGTCCGCACGCTAAAGGAATTAAGGGCAAGAAACTGTAGAAACATTACAGTTAAAAGCATACTGGAGCAAAGTGGGCTTAATTTTGAAATGGCAAGTAGGAGAACATTTTCTCGTTATTTAAATGAAAGTGGTTACTCATATTTGCAAGCGAGGAAAAAGGGCCTTCTTAGTGAAAACAACTGCAAGTTGTGTGTTTGATTCGCTCGCAAAATGAAACGTGTAGCCGCGGAAAATCCCCACTTTTGGGCAAATGACGTGGCCTTTTACTTAGATGCCGTGTCCTTTGACCACAAATACAATCCGCAGAGCGGTACAAATGTTAATAAATCACAGATGTGGCAACAGAAGGGAGAAGGCCTAAAGTTTACAACAAAAGGTTCCAAGGACCTGCCTGGCAGTAGACGTTTGCACGTGCTCGTAGCCATTGCTTACGGAAAAGGGGTAATACTAACAGTACCCTATGAAAAATTGCACGGAAGTTTCTTCGCTCAGTTTATTAGGAGCCATTTCAATATAGCGTTTGGTCGGGCAGGGCCAAAAAGAAACGCCAGACGACTCTTTGTCATGGATAACGACCCTAGCCAGACAAGCAAGCGTGCAAAGGAGGCCCTAGAGGAAATTGAGGCGGAGTTACTTAAACTTCCTCCTCGCTGCGCAGATATCCATTGCATAGAAAATTTATTCAACCAAATCAAATGTCACTTAGATGAACACAGAAATATTACAAAGGAGTCATTTGAACAGTTCACCGCACGGGTCTTGAGAGCCTTTGATAATTTTCCTATCTACGATATCGATAAACTAATTTTAAGTACAACGCGCAGAATTGATGCTGTACTGGCGTCCAAAGgtcacaaaacaaaatattgacTGGAGTGCTTCGATACAGCGGTCCACACTATCTATTACATTTTCCATGACTTAAGAGGTTCTTACTCAACGTCAAGGGCAACTTTGTTCCATTTCAAGAAACTGTGTTGACTGTAAAATTGCTCTGAAAGGTTCTTTTAGGAAAGGGCATTGCGTGACAGATATGTTGAACAGTTCTCACCTGATTTCTCACTGTCTACGAGGCCGTTTTGTTTGAATTGTAATTCACAGAGAGCTATATTtaaaaggtctagatagcagcaacaatatagatacactcttttttttttataagaaccttttttataagaacgttgaggctgagattgacccaaattttaagaacgtattaagaacattcctcaggctgagagtagattaagaatgtttttatttttctcactgTACGTTAAACGAcaggcaaaaaaataaatgtacaaaaatgtaaattgacccAAATACTAAAGGGCTTGTTTTGTGTAACAgtaacaatggttttcttattgcataagCAGTTCTTCTTATAATGTTCCAAAAAAGTTTCAACGCCATCAAGTCTTTTTTAAAAACCTAGTATCAGTAGTTCCTATTCATAATCGTTCCAAAATGACTTCGACACCATCAAAGTCATCAGGTGATACAAAGTCCGATGTATTATCAAGGTAGTTAACCTTGTATTCTTTTAGCTTTGCATTATAGTACTCAATGGTACCAGTAAACCAGCCATTCTCGTAGAGTGCGGTGACTTTGCTCCCAACCAGCTTGTCACTGAAGTCTCTGTCCTCGTATTTGTCCTCCATAACCTCTGACTCGGACAAATTATACTCTTGCTCTTCTTGCTCATTTGGGCCGGCTTCATCCACAACGCGGTCTTCCCCGATGACGGAAATCTCTTCTGCTTGAGGTAGGCTTACCAAAGGTTCTAGGAGAGCTGGCGGTGGTACAATATAGCTCTTTAACCCCTCGGGCTTTATAAGACCATCTTCTGATCCATCGGCCGTCATAAGGCAGCCTGTCTTCTGCCACACTCTTAGATGCAGATTGTCGTACTTGCTTCCTGCCAATTTCTTGTATGCTTCGCCTACCCAGTGCGTTATTAGAATCCGCCTTTCCTTGGCTGAGAAGGATGATTCGTGGCCGTACCACTTCTCTGCATTTTCCTCGTCGTCGAGCCATTTTCTTTGCGCTTGCCCAATCAAGACCTTGAGGATCTGGGCATAGCCGGCATCAACGGGTTGCCATAAATCGGTGGCACCAGGTAGTCCATACCAAATCACACCGCCAAGTTTAGCCACGGCCTCTTTGAATTCGCTTGACACCTGGCCAGTGAGGTTGTTGCAGAAAAGGACAAACCGCTCGTCATCCTTAACACTCTCTGTTAAAGTTCTCTTCACCCATTCAACCGACACGTTTGTGTCGGCCCAAGCGTTTTCTTGAAAATAGATGTCGACATCTGTATGATAGGCTTCTTTCTCGTCAGCACTAATGCGCTTTCCTGTTCCACGGAATATGATGCCAATTTTGGGCTGGCCACCGGTTGGTTGGAAACACACCTGCAACGTGCACTGACGTTTATCCAAGCCGCTACCTGGTTGCGAGATCCAAACTTTATGGTTGCGTTGTTCTTCGCCTTCTCCT containing:
- the LOC138040278 gene encoding uncharacterized protein, coding for MSCQPTLAKFGFKKRIDHRGLQQDINLLDFVAKTPKKFTCSTCSQAFINQQGLSVHVKCVHGVVAEGKILAKSSDSTPKTESENEIQTAVSSTMDKILSLVAEESSSSEKEITSEKIEKSQRRGAVRREQHSVSFKAEVIYERESGLTQDAIAEKYKINRSLVSKWVKDKKKITAAAATAHKELLKIRPGNKYSRLFSLLMMRFKNARSKGYGVDFNWLWSKARVAYRELTGNPSATVRKHVITTFLKRHNIRMRARQRNKKAPKQDFEVGLKKWHATTREKLVRTTRNDGYDQKWGRFTPRQRLNVDQSPLPFAVTTKRTYEYIGEGEEQRNHKVWISQPGSGLDKRQCTLQVCFQPTGGQPKIGIIFRGTGKRISADEKEAYHTDVDIYFQENAWADTNVSVEWVKRTLTESVKDDERFVLFCNNLTGQVSSEFKEAVAKLGGVIWYGLPGATDLWQPVDAGYAQILKVLIGQAQRKWLDDEENAEKWYGHESSFSAKERRILITHWVGEAYKKLAGSKYDNLHLRVWQKTGCLMTADGSEDGLIKPEGLKSYIVPPPALLEPLVSLPQAEEISVIGEDRVVDEAGPNEQEEQEYNLSESEVMEDKYEDRDFSDKLVGSKVTALYENGWFTGTIEYYNAKLKEYKVNYLDNTSDFVSPDDFDGVEVILERL